A single genomic interval of Panthera tigris isolate Pti1 chromosome E3, P.tigris_Pti1_mat1.1, whole genome shotgun sequence harbors:
- the WDR90 gene encoding WD repeat-containing protein 90 isoform X3: MAKAWQHPFLNVFRHFKVGEWKRSTKEGDVTPVTDKTLKCTVYRIRGSVSAGNYIQLPQTGTQSLGLTGRYLYVLFRPLPSKHFVIHLDVATEDSQVIRVSFSSLFREFKSTATWLQFPFICEAGTSRKDLAGVAPSGARWTCLQLDLQDILLVYLNRRYGHLRSVRLCASLLVKSLYTSDLCFDPAVTVAEARRAKLPVTPVPREMAFPVPKGDSWHEHYVHIRFPSVGSRASSEPAQKSRSPPEAVFRGRVREPVPPPVAFSNPFPDSVFPAVRTFGPTASRQARPVPRPLPEVSLFCEHSEVPSMNGPRDRSQEPSARAEVTDKHTAGNGVHTAVPESAMVPVALEDVAPRQRPGRKQSRPEMTLGETVFEQRSFLPDPILKLKGVIGFGGHSTKWALWTKDGAAVVYPCHAVIVVLHVDTREQRFFLGHTDKLLQQRGAALWRRQGPPWENALPDRGSTYTRHAVLAGRVLHVSSSQVRCVHGVSYATAGPSLLVGRCSPFPQTRPASSVCGSRGVVLAWGTEQVGRGGEAVLLAKTHTGVDIQAFKVAVFDETRMASCGQGGVRLWRLRGGELRSCPVDLGEHRVLELTDLAFGQAQDSHTLYVCGRSGHILEIDHRRRAVRRARRLLPTQTPGGHSSQKQPFGTGPGISISSLSVSQTTCAVGSDDGYVRLWPLDFSSVLLEAEHEGPVSWVCVSPDGLRVLSATLSGHLGFLDVPSREYNTLARSHTAPVLALATECSRGQLATVSQDHTVRVWDLATLQQLYDLRSPEETPRAIAFHPTQPVLFCGFASGAVCSFSLENAGVLVRHRRHQGAVTGLAASPDGSFLFSSCSRGTLAQYHCSTTRCHVLRVTANMVCRDARPTPNALVVSGDSRLLAFVGPSKYVVTIVSTASLEELLRVDVSALELASSRLDSAVAICFGPVPPGHLLVSTSSHTVVVLDAASGRVVRELSGVHSVACPSLALSRDARFLLTATDRVIRVWDYPAKASPGCQVYIGHSEPVRAVAFAPGQRQLLSVADAIFLWDVLGAPGRSPSGSAGDSPGAPPTCEASEWPHHVGPGARQPEDTEAGTGGLPRQQVPVPSQASPLQLGARAGPLKGADGAFSTSDEEGPSQESHSPEGLHQASSLPMLVKEASGAGDGARGAPGGPWGFSMRPHPGGWATARSTTKAQAHPPARPDCYRHFTPRYKASSLVKSASVPSARVERLLLKAVVGYNGNGRANVVWKPDTGFFAYTCGCLVVVEDLHSGAQRHWLGHPEEISTLALSHDAQILASASGCSSTASCCQIRIWDVPGGSCRHLLSYHDTAVQALAFSPDDALLVTLGDYGDCTLALWSVATCELLSSARLPEPAHGVAFNPMDARELACVGQGAITSWLLQQRGAEVALQVHREPIPEEVGAGELTSLCYGAAPLLYCGSNTGRVCVWDTRAGRCFLAWEADDGEIGVLLCSGARLVSGSNTRRLRLWAVGAVPELRRTGARARSSSVFMEHELTLDGAIVSAVFHDSMDMGVVGTTAGTLWYVSWAEGTSTRLISGYRSKVNEVVFSPSASHWATCSDDGSVRVWSLASMELLIQFQVLNQSCLCLAWSPPSCGRPEEQQVAAGYSDGTLRVFSVSQIAMELKMRPHRAALTAIAFSADGQTILSGDKDGLVAVSRPRTGMTFHVLSDHRGAPISAIQSTNKECGDLGAEGADLWLAASSDQRISIWASDWPRGHCELLDWLSSPSPTLTEFPSRPPPCLAAFCPWDGALLACAGLGMHPEVVFYSLHRKQVVERIPLPFFAVSLSLSPGAHLMAVGFAERMLRLVDCESGAVQDFAGHDDLVQLCRFAPSARLLFSVAHSEILVWEVSGHQATEESPGSGSWPAWRRS; the protein is encoded by the exons ATGGCGAAAG CGTGGCAGCACCCGTTCCTCAACGTCTTCAGACACTTCAAAGTGGGCGAGTGGAAGCGGTCTACTAAGGAAGGCGACGTGACTCCTGTGACA GATAAGACTCTCAAGTGCACGGTGTATCGCATCCGGGGTTCCGTGTCTGCCGGGAATTACATCCAGCTCCCCCAAACCGGCACCCAGTCTTTGGGGCTGACGGGACGGTACCTGTACGTGCTGTTCCGGCCCCTGCCCTCCAAGCACTTCGTCATTCATCTGGACGTAGCCACGGAG GACAGCCAGGTCATCCGTGTGTCCTTCTCCAGCCTCTTCAGGGAGTTCAAGTCTACGGCCACGTGGCTTCAGTTTCCCTTCATCTGTGAGGCCGGGACGTCTAGGAAAG ACCTGGCTGGCGTTGCCCCCTCTGGTGCCCGCTGGACGTGCCTGCAGCTGGATCTGCAGGACATCCTCCTGGTCTACCTGAACCGGCGTTATGGTCACCTCAGGAGCGTCAGGCTGTGCGCCAGTCTGCTCGTCAAGAGCCTCTACACCAGCGATTTGTGCTTTGACCCCG CCGTCACCGTTGCCGAGGCCCGGCGGGCAAAGCTGCCCGTCACTCCTGTACCTCGAGAAATGGCATTCCCGGTGCCCAAGGGGGACAGCTGGCACGAGCACTACGTCCACATCCG GTTTCCAAGTGTCGGCTCAAGAGCATCTTCCGAGCCGGCTCAGAAGAGCCGCTCCCCTCCCGAGGCAG TTTTCCGGGGGCGTGTGCGGgagcctgtccctcccccagtggCTTTCAGTAATCCTTTCCCGGACAGCGTGTTCCCCGCGGTCCGGACGTTTGGCCCCACAGCC TCTCGCCAGGCCCGGCCTGTGCCCAGGCCCCTTCCAGAGGTCAGCTTGTTCTGTGAGCACTCGGAGGTCCCCAGTATGAATGGCCCCCGTGACCGGAGCCAGGAGCCCTCGGCCAGGGCGGAGGTCACTGACAAGCACACAGCCGGCAACGGTGTTCACACGGCTGTCCCGGAGTCAGCCATGGTGCCCGTGGCCCTGGAGGATGTGGCCCCGCGCCAG CGTCCTGGCAGAAAGCAGAGCAGGCCGGAGATGACTTTGGGCGAGACTGTCTTTGAACAAAGA AGCTTTCTTCCAGATCCGATCCTTAAGCTCAAGGGCGTCATTGGCTTTGGGGGCCACAGTACCAAATGG GCCCTGTGGACCAAGGATGGGGCTGCTGTGGTGTATCCCTGCCACGCAGTCATCGTGGTCCTGCACGTGGACACCCGGGAGCAGCGCTTCTTTCTCGGCCATACTGACAAG CTTCTCCAGCAACGGGGTGCTGCTCTGTGGCGTCGGCAAGGACCCCCATGGGAGAACG CCCTCCCGGACAGGGGCAGCACTTATACAAGGCACGCTGTCCTTGCTGGCCGTGTGTTACACGTCAGCTCTTCGCAAGTCCGCTGCGTCCACGGGGTCTCCTATGCTACCGCGGGTCCGTCTCTGCTTGTGGGTCGGTGTTCGCCGTTTCCGCAGACGCGCCCGGCTTCGAGTGTCTGTGGAAGCCGCGGG GTGGTGCTggcctggggcacagagcaggtgggaCGAGGCGGCGAGGCCGTCCTTCTGGCAAAGACGCACACCGGCGTTGACATCCAGGCGTTTAAGGTTGCCGTTTTTGATGAAACCAG GATGGCGTCGTGCGGGCAGGGCGGCGTACGGCTCTGGCGGCTGCGAGGCGGGGAGCTGCGTTCCTGCCCCGTGGACTTGGGGGAGCACCGCGTGCTGGAGTTGACCGACCTGGCCTTCGGGCAGGCCCAGGACAGCCATACGCT CTACGTGTGCGGCCGCAGCGGCCACATCCTGGAAATCGACCACCGGCGCAGGGCCGTGCGGCGTGCTCGCCGCCTGTTGCCCACACAGACCCCTGGCGGCCACTCCTCACAGAAGCAGCCATTTGGCACAG GCCCCGGCATTTCCATCAGCAGCCTCAGTGTCTCCCAGACCACGTGCGCCGTGGGCTCCGACGACGGTTACGTGCGCCTCTGGCCCCTGGACTTCTCCTCCGTGCTCCTAGAGGCAG AGCACGAGGGCCCGGTCTCTTGGGTCTGCGTCAGCCCTGACGGTCTGCGTGTGCTGTCCGCCACCCTCTCGGGCCACCTGGGCTTCCTGGACGTCCCCTCCCGAGAATACAACACGCTGGCTCGCTCCCACACTGCGCCGGTGCTGGCCCTGGCCACCGAGTGCAGCCGAGGGCAGCTGGCCACCGTGTCCCAGGACCACACCGTCCGCGTCTGGGACTTGGCGACCCTGCAGCAG CTGTATGACCTGAGGTCCCCCGAGGAGACACCGCGCGCCATCGCCTTCCACCCCACGCAGCCAGTTCTTTTCTGTGGCTTTGCCAGCGGGGCCGTCTGCTCCTTCAGCCTGGAGAACGCTGGGGTTCTGGTACGGCACAG GCGTCACCAAGGAGCGGTCACCGGCCTGGCCGCCAGCCCCGACGGCAGCTTCCTGTTCAGCTCCTGCTCTCGGGGCACCTTGGCCCAGTACCACTGCTCTACCACCCGGTGCCACGTCCTGCGTGTGACAG CTAACATGGTGTGCCGGGATGCCCGCCCAACCCCCAATGCCCTGGTGGTTAGTGGGGACAGCCGCCTGCTGGCTTTCGTGGGCCCCTCCAAGTACGTGGTGACCATCGTGAGCACAGCCTCCCTAGAAGAG CTGCTGCGAGTTGATGTCAGTGCCCTAGAGCTGGCCAGCAGCCGCCTGGACTCGGCTGTGGCCATCTGCTTTGGCCCCGTACCCCCCGGCCACCTGCTAGTGTCCACGTCGTCCCACACAGTGGTGGTGCTGGATGCCGCGTCGGGCCGCGTGGTCCGGGAG CTATCAGGCGTCCACTCTGtggcctgcccctccctggctctcagcAGGGATGCCCGCTTCCTGCTGACGGCCACTGACCGGGTCATCAGGGTGTGGGACTACCCGGCCAAGGCCAGCCCCGGCTGCCAG GTCTACATCGGCCACTCAGAGCCCGTGCGTGCTGTGGCCTTCGCCCCTGGCCAGCGGCAGCTCCTCAGCGTGGCGGATGCCATCTTCCTCTGGGACGTTCTGGGTGCCCCCGGGAGGTCACCTTCGGGAAG TGCCGGAGACTCACCTGGGGCACCCCCGACCTGCGAGGCTAGTGAGTGGCCCCACCACGTGG GCCCAGGTGCGAGGCAGCCGGAGGACACCGAGGCAGGCACCGGTGGGCTCCCCCGGCAGCAGGTGCCTGTGCCATCCCAGGCTTCCCCACTCCAGCTGGGCGCCCGTGCTGGGCCCCTCAAGGGTGCTGATG gtgcttTCTCCACATCAGATGAAGAAGGACCGTCCCAGGAGAGCCACAGCCCCGAGGGGCTCCATCAGGCCTCAAGCCTGCCCATGCTGGTGAAAGAGGCCAGCGGGGCTGGAGATGGGGCCCGGGGGGCTCCCGGGGGCCCCTGGGGCTTCAGCATGCGTCCCCACCCCGGTGGCTGGGCca CTGCTCGGAGCACCACAAAAGCCCAGGCCCATCCCCCTGCTCGCCCAGACTGCTACAGGCACTTCACCCCTCGCTACAAGGCCTCCTCGCTGGTCAAG AGTGCCTCTGTCCCCAGTGCCCGAGTCGAGCGTCTGCTCCTGAAGGCCGTCGTGGGCTACAACGGGAACGGGCGGGCCAATGTGGTCTGGAAGCCAGATACAG gcttCTTCGCCTACACGTGTGGCTgcctggtggtggtggaggaCCTGCATTCTGGCGCCCAGCGGCACTGGCTCGGCCACCCCGAGGAGATCTCCACGCTGGCCCTCAGCCACGATGCTCAG ATCCTAGCCTCTGCCTCGGGCTGCAGCAGCACAGCCTCCTGCTGCCAGATCCGCATCTGGGATGTGCCTGGGGGCTCCTGCCGGCACCTTCTCTCTTACCACGACACCGCCGTGCAGGCCCTGGCTTTTTCGCCGGACGACGCGCTGCTCGTCACACTGG GGGACTACGGTGACTGCACCCTGGCCCTGTGGAGCGTGGCCACCTGCGAGCTCCTGTCCTCCGCCCGCCTGCCGGAGCCAGCGCACGGCGTGGCCTTCAACCCCATGGATGCCAGAGAGCTCGCCTGCGTGGGCCAAGGTGCCATCACCTCGTGGCTCCTGCAGCAACGCGGGGCTGAAGTCGCCCTCCAG GTGCACCGGGAGCCCATCCCTGAGGAGGTGGGGGCGGGCGAGCTGACCTCGCTCTGCTACGGGGCCGCGCCTCTGCTCTACTGCGGCTCCAACACTGGCCGGGTGTGTGTCTGGGACACACGTGCCGGCCGCTGCTTCCTGGCCTGGGAAGCAGATGACGGCGAGATCG GAGTGCTGCTGTGCTCGGGAGCGCGGCTGGTCAGCGGAAGCAACACCAGGCGCCTACGCCTGTGGGCGGTGGGGGCCGTGCCGGAGCTGAGGCGCACAGGTGCCCGTGCCAG GTCTAGCTCTGTGTTCATGGAGCACGAACTGACCTTGGATGGTGCCATCGTGAGCGCCGTCTTCCACGACAGCATGGACATGGGCGTGGTGGGCACCACGGCGGGGACCCTTTGGTATGTCAGCTGGGCCGAGGGCACCAGCACCCGGCTCATCAGTGGCTACAGGAGTAAG GTGAACGAGGTGGTTTTCAGTCCCAGTGCGTCCCACTGGGCCACATGCAGTGATGACGGGAGTGTGAGAGTGTGGTCCCTGGCCAGCATGGAGCTCCTGATCCAGTTCCAGGTGCTGAACCAG AGCTGCCTCTGCCTGGCTTGGAGCCCTCCGTCCTGCGGGCGTCCCGAGGAGCAGCAGGTAGCAGCAGGCTACAGCGATGGCACGCTGCGTGTCTTCAGCGTCTCCCAAATTGCCATGGAACTCAAGATGCGCCCCCACCGGGCTGCGCTGACGGCCATTGCCTTCTCTGCTgatg GTCAGACCATCCTCTCCGGAGATAAGGATGGGCTTGTGGCCGTGAGCCGTCCCCGCACAGGGATGACCTTCCACGTATTGAGTGACCACCGGGGCGCTCCGATCTCCGCCATCCAGAGCACGAACAAAGAG TGCGGAGACCTAGGGGCAGAGGGTGCCGACCTGTGGCTGGCTGCCAGCTCAGACCAGCGGATCAGCATCTGGGCCTCCGACTGGCCACGTGGCCACTGTGAGCTCCTGGACTGGCTGAGTTCCCCCTCGCCCACCCTCACGGAG TTTCCCAGCCGTCCGCCGCCCTGTCTTGCTGCCTTCTGCCCCTGGGATGGGGCGCTGCTGGCGTGTGCGGGTCTCGGCATGCACCCAGAGGTGGTCTTCTACAGCCTCCACCGGAAGCAG GTGGTGGAGAGGATCCCGCTTCCTTTCTTTGCCGTGTCCCTGAGCCTGTCCCCCGGAGCCCACCTCATGGCCGTTGGCTTTGCTG AGCGCATGCTGAGGCTGGTGGACTGTGAGTCGGGGGCCGTGCAGGACTTTGCTGGCCATGACGACTTGGTGCAGCTCTGCAGGTTCGCCCCCTCTGCCCGGCTGCTCTTCTCAGTGGCCCACAGTGAGATCCTGGTGTGGGAAGTCTCGGGCCACCAGGCCACAGAGGAGTCCCCGGGCTCAGGGTCCTGGCCAGCCTGGCGGAGAAGCTGA